In bacterium, one genomic interval encodes:
- a CDS encoding response regulator, translating to MPETAGTQSAEPVRVLLVEDDPADALITTRMLPKSYQVTHVDTWDGARLEIYSHHHDVILLDLGLPDVANEALLAHALSEAQDIPIIIMTGRDDSELAVQAVRLGAQDYLVKGEFPQDWLDRAIRYAIERATIHKHLEETQRRQLELKDEFISHVSHELRTPLTAIHQFGGILRDEIAGPLTPDQKNYVGILMKNVNQLRDMIEDLMEATRAEVGKLVVTPTALRVEATIEETVGGLHQAATEKGLTIRTELAEGGARVLADDGRVRQVVANLVTNAIKFTPEGGEVEVGSLIDPEDPEFLRVWVKDTGRGIEPAALERIFERMHQEEDLEACRKGIGLGLYICKELVTRHGGRIWAQSVVDQGSTFLFTLPLFSVAGLLYPVVFPLDAHPNETVSLVTTRIRPLDFNATVPIQTALLDKAYEIHSDAVLRYGDALFPRSHGAGLSENFFIVAATQGDGVRSLVNRLTRAMARIGLDSVNAGFEVTAEVIEVPISGETDPHSRVRAVTEIVLDATKRSRSR from the coding sequence ATGCCCGAGACAGCCGGTACCCAGTCTGCCGAGCCCGTCCGCGTCCTGCTGGTAGAAGACGATCCGGCAGACGCACTGATCACGACGCGGATGCTTCCGAAGAGCTACCAGGTGACACACGTGGACACCTGGGACGGAGCGCGTCTCGAGATCTACAGCCATCACCACGATGTGATTCTTCTCGATCTCGGTCTTCCCGACGTGGCCAATGAAGCGTTGTTGGCGCACGCACTGTCCGAGGCGCAGGACATCCCGATCATCATCATGACGGGGCGCGATGATTCAGAGCTGGCGGTACAGGCCGTCAGGCTCGGGGCGCAGGATTACCTGGTCAAGGGGGAGTTCCCCCAGGACTGGCTGGATCGGGCGATTCGTTATGCGATCGAGCGCGCCACGATTCACAAACACCTTGAAGAAACGCAACGTCGCCAGCTGGAACTGAAAGACGAGTTTATTTCGCACGTCTCGCACGAATTGCGCACGCCGCTCACCGCGATTCACCAGTTTGGCGGTATCTTGCGCGATGAGATCGCGGGACCGCTGACGCCCGACCAGAAGAACTACGTCGGGATCCTCATGAAGAACGTGAATCAGTTGCGCGACATGATCGAGGATCTGATGGAGGCGACGCGCGCCGAAGTCGGAAAGCTCGTCGTCACCCCGACTGCGCTTCGCGTCGAGGCCACGATCGAAGAAACGGTAGGAGGCCTGCACCAGGCGGCCACAGAGAAGGGACTGACGATCCGCACCGAGCTTGCCGAGGGAGGCGCCAGAGTGCTCGCCGACGACGGGCGGGTGCGCCAGGTGGTGGCCAATCTGGTGACCAACGCAATCAAGTTCACTCCGGAAGGGGGCGAGGTCGAAGTCGGATCGCTGATCGATCCCGAAGACCCGGAATTCCTGCGTGTCTGGGTCAAGGACACGGGCCGTGGCATCGAACCTGCCGCCCTGGAGCGCATATTCGAACGCATGCACCAGGAAGAGGATCTCGAGGCTTGTCGCAAGGGGATCGGGCTGGGTCTGTACATCTGCAAGGAATTGGTCACGCGACACGGCGGCCGCATCTGGGCTCAGAGTGTCGTAGACCAGGGCAGCACATTTCTCTTCACGCTCCCCTTGTTTTCGGTTGCGGGGCTGCTCTACCCGGTCGTCTTTCCGCTGGATGCCCACCCCAACGAAACGGTGAGCCTCGTGACCACGAGGATTCGCCCGCTCGATTTCAATGCGACGGTGCCGATCCAGACCGCTTTGCTCGACAAGGCCTACGAGATCCACAGCGACGCTGTGCTTCGCTACGGAGACGCACTATTTCCTCGTTCACATGGAGCCGGGCTCTCGGAGAACTTCTTCATCGTCGCCGCTACACAGGGTGATGGAGTCCGATCCCTGGTCAATCGTCTCACACGGGCCATGGCTCGTATCGGACTGGACAGCGTGAACGCGGGTTTCGAAGTGACCGCCGAGGTGATCGAGGTTCCCATATCCGGAGAAACTGATCCGCACTCCCGAGTGCGCGCCGTAACAGAGATCGTACTGGATGCTACGAAAAGGAGCAGGAGCAGATGA
- a CDS encoding NnrU protein, with amino-acid sequence MIWLLLGVLLWSGAHLLPSAGASQRARLIERLGQAYQGLFALTILVSMGLMIFGWRSTVPSPVYGAPGWSRTVAPILVFGALFLFAVAGLPSNFKRLVRHPQLTAVATWSVAHLVANGDLRSLVLFGGLGAWAIVAIHFINRRDGAWQKPDPLPMAGEWKPLVGAIVVFGILHAVHVYIAGVPAPPQF; translated from the coding sequence TTGCTAGGAGTTCTCTTGTGGAGTGGAGCGCATCTCCTGCCGAGCGCCGGGGCTTCGCAACGCGCGCGCCTCATCGAGCGACTCGGTCAGGCGTACCAGGGTCTTTTCGCGCTGACGATCCTGGTCTCCATGGGGCTGATGATCTTCGGCTGGCGCTCGACTGTGCCGAGTCCTGTCTACGGAGCACCCGGTTGGAGTCGAACGGTGGCGCCCATACTCGTTTTCGGCGCACTTTTTCTTTTCGCAGTCGCGGGACTGCCCAGCAACTTCAAGCGTCTGGTCCGACACCCCCAATTGACAGCGGTGGCGACCTGGTCCGTCGCCCACCTAGTCGCGAACGGTGATCTGCGCTCGCTCGTGCTCTTCGGCGGTCTCGGCGCCTGGGCCATCGTGGCCATCCATTTCATCAATCGCCGGGACGGCGCCTGGCAGAAACCCGATCCTCTGCCGATGGCGGGCGAGTGGAAGCCGCTGGTCGGGGCGATCGTGGTGTTTGGCATTCTCCACGCGGTGCACGTCTACATCGCGGGAGTCCCCGCGCCGCCGCAATTCTAG